A single region of the Aeromonas hydrophila subsp. hydrophila ATCC 7966 genome encodes:
- a CDS encoding FUSC family protein yields the protein MAASLWRQTPWGKANGGQWRYALRNSLAMCLSLWLAFVLELDSPYWAMTSAAVVSFPTVGGVISKSLGRVVGSIIGAMAAVVITGLGISDPWLFSFLIALWLALCTYISNHHQNNVSYAFALAGYTAAIIAFSCVNVTDPQHIFDIAQARVSEVIIGILCGGLLMMILPSTSDGETLLQSLHKTQARLLEHAQLLWLGEASPEVRTAHEGLIGQILTMNVLRIQAVWSHHRLRRHNRLLNFLLHRQLRLISLISSQRRMLHNWPTQPEGLQALLERLLVELGQPGCDKYCIARLLAPLVSMAASDYRLHTFWRRLRHFCWSYLECQRWLDRLARYDDQEWPAPPRHSSLTSHTDTLEAAYNGGRTFLCVLLGCAFWIHSQWDAGSSALTLLSICCVLYSATPAPAKGANTMLKAILLLSLICFAVKFGLMIRLDDFWLFCALLFPVLITMQLFKQQQPRQAVLWGQLIVLLGSFLAITNPPSYDYLQYINGSLGQALGVMSAGLAFQLLRPSSDRRKSRRLIRSLRRHFMDQLEPAPRQSESQFESLIYHCISQLSQSQDQTARLWVLRWGVVLLNCSHIVWQLRQWRGEEQPLYLVRDNCIRSLQGILTEQGVQHASLDRTLAELQRISAALAYHREPTARELAGMVWRLYSSLSQLQQALPVAAEAR from the coding sequence GTGGCCGCCTCGCTCTGGCGCCAGACCCCCTGGGGCAAGGCCAATGGCGGCCAGTGGCGCTACGCCCTGCGCAACAGCCTGGCGATGTGCCTGTCGCTCTGGCTGGCCTTCGTGCTGGAGCTGGACTCCCCCTACTGGGCGATGACCTCAGCCGCCGTGGTGAGCTTTCCCACCGTGGGCGGCGTCATCAGCAAGAGTCTGGGGCGGGTGGTGGGCAGCATCATCGGTGCCATGGCGGCAGTGGTGATCACCGGCCTTGGCATCAGCGATCCCTGGCTGTTCAGCTTCCTCATCGCGCTCTGGCTGGCGCTCTGCACCTACATCTCCAACCACCATCAGAACAACGTCTCCTACGCCTTTGCGCTGGCGGGCTACACCGCCGCCATCATCGCCTTCTCCTGCGTCAACGTGACCGATCCGCAGCACATCTTTGACATCGCCCAGGCCCGGGTGAGCGAGGTGATCATCGGCATCCTCTGCGGCGGCCTGTTGATGATGATCCTGCCCAGCACCTCGGATGGCGAGACCCTGCTGCAGTCGCTGCACAAGACCCAGGCCCGTCTGCTGGAGCATGCCCAGCTGCTCTGGCTGGGGGAGGCGAGCCCGGAGGTGCGCACCGCCCACGAGGGGCTGATCGGCCAGATCCTCACCATGAACGTGCTGCGCATCCAGGCAGTCTGGAGCCATCACAGGCTGCGCCGCCACAACCGGCTGCTCAACTTTCTGCTGCATCGCCAGCTGCGCCTCATCAGCCTCATCTCCAGCCAGCGCCGCATGCTGCACAACTGGCCGACGCAACCGGAGGGGCTGCAGGCGTTGCTGGAGCGGCTGCTGGTCGAGCTGGGCCAGCCCGGCTGCGACAAGTACTGCATCGCCCGGCTGCTGGCCCCGTTGGTGTCAATGGCGGCCAGTGACTATCGGCTGCACACCTTCTGGCGACGGCTGCGTCACTTCTGCTGGAGTTATCTGGAGTGTCAGCGCTGGCTGGATCGGCTGGCCCGCTACGACGACCAGGAGTGGCCGGCGCCGCCGCGCCACTCTTCGCTCACCAGCCACACCGACACGCTGGAGGCGGCCTACAACGGCGGGCGCACCTTCCTCTGCGTGCTGCTGGGCTGCGCCTTCTGGATCCACAGCCAGTGGGATGCGGGCAGCTCGGCGCTGACCCTGCTCTCCATCTGCTGCGTGCTCTACTCGGCCACCCCGGCGCCCGCCAAGGGGGCCAACACCATGCTCAAGGCGATCCTGCTGCTGAGCCTCATCTGCTTCGCGGTCAAGTTCGGCCTGATGATCCGGCTCGACGACTTCTGGCTCTTCTGCGCCCTGCTGTTCCCCGTGCTCATCACCATGCAGCTGTTCAAGCAGCAACAGCCCAGGCAGGCGGTGTTGTGGGGCCAGCTCATCGTGCTGCTCGGCTCCTTTCTCGCCATCACCAATCCGCCGAGCTACGACTACCTGCAGTACATCAACGGCAGCCTGGGGCAGGCGCTGGGGGTGATGAGCGCCGGACTGGCGTTCCAGCTGCTGCGACCGAGCTCGGATCGGCGCAAAAGCCGCCGCCTTATCCGCTCCCTGCGCCGCCACTTCATGGATCAGCTGGAGCCGGCCCCGCGCCAGAGCGAGAGCCAGTTCGAATCGCTCATCTACCACTGCATCAGCCAGCTCAGCCAGAGCCAGGATCAGACCGCCCGCCTCTGGGTGCTGCGCTGGGGCGTGGTGCTGCTCAACTGCAGCCACATCGTCTGGCAGTTGCGCCAGTGGCGCGGCGAGGAGCAGCCCCTCTACCTGGTGCGCGACAACTGCATCCGCTCTCTGCAGGGGATCCTCACCGAGCAGGGGGTGCAGCACGCTTCTCTGGATCGCACCCTGGCCGAGCTGCAGCGGATCAGCGCGGCCCTGGCCTACCACAGGGAACCGACGGCGCGGGAGCTGGCCGGCATGGTGTGGCGGCTGTACAGCTCTCTCTCCCAGTTGCAGCAGGCGCTGCCGGTAGCGGCCGAGGCACGCTGA
- a CDS encoding efflux RND transporter periplasmic adaptor subunit — MAKSPLATLKYFSTLLVCALALAAGWWLWNYYMQGPWTRDGKVRAELVSITPEVSGKIIKIAVKDNQLVKAGEEIFTLDPEPYRIALDNALAALAKAKSDLDKAEHEASRRSGLSRSVISAEAVDEARLNAQAMKAAYQVAQANLEQARWSLAKTRVHAASDGYITNLQTRVGNYASAGVPLVALVDIHSFYVQGYFEETKLRHIAPGKPAEVVLYSGEQRLRGEVESIGRAIHDQSVEGADNLLLDVKPNVPWVRLAQRVPVRIKLLEVPPELTLIAGTTCTITIGE; from the coding sequence ATGGCTAAATCACCCCTCGCGACCCTCAAATACTTCTCTACCCTGCTGGTCTGCGCGCTGGCGCTGGCGGCGGGCTGGTGGCTGTGGAACTACTACATGCAGGGGCCCTGGACCCGGGATGGTAAGGTGCGGGCCGAGCTGGTCAGCATCACCCCCGAGGTGTCGGGCAAGATCATCAAGATAGCGGTGAAGGACAACCAGCTGGTCAAGGCGGGGGAGGAAATCTTTACCCTGGATCCCGAGCCCTACCGGATCGCGCTGGACAACGCCCTGGCGGCGCTGGCCAAGGCCAAATCGGATCTCGACAAGGCGGAGCACGAGGCGAGCCGGCGCAGCGGCCTGTCGCGCAGCGTCATCTCCGCCGAGGCGGTGGACGAGGCCCGCCTCAATGCCCAGGCGATGAAGGCGGCCTACCAGGTGGCCCAGGCCAATCTGGAGCAGGCCAGATGGTCGCTGGCCAAGACCCGGGTACATGCCGCGAGCGACGGCTACATCACCAACCTGCAGACCCGGGTCGGCAACTATGCCAGCGCCGGCGTGCCGCTGGTGGCGCTGGTGGACATCCACTCCTTCTACGTGCAGGGCTACTTCGAGGAGACCAAGCTCAGGCACATAGCGCCGGGCAAACCGGCCGAGGTGGTGCTCTACAGCGGGGAGCAGCGGCTGCGCGGCGAAGTGGAGAGCATAGGGCGCGCCATCCACGATCAGAGCGTGGAGGGGGCCGACAACCTGCTGCTGGACGTCAAACCCAACGTACCCTGGGTGCGGCTGGCCCAGCGGGTGCCGGTGCGGATCAAGCTGCTGGAGGTGCCGCCCGAACTGACGCTGATTGCAGGCACTACCTGCACCATCACCATAGGGGAGTAA
- a CDS encoding DUF1656 domain-containing protein, which produces MAGRESALSRLPTGSPLVTTSALPDLILGASLYFPPLFKAVLLGLLGWLPVHHLLRDWLYGGDVWHPLLMDLSLFILAVSGALWILLHG; this is translated from the coding sequence ATGGCGGGCCGTGAGTCCGCATTATCTCGCTTGCCAACAGGGAGCCCGCTTGTGACAACTTCAGCACTGCCGGATCTGATCCTGGGCGCCTCTCTCTACTTTCCGCCCCTGTTCAAAGCGGTTCTGCTCGGCCTGCTCGGCTGGCTGCCGGTGCACCACCTGCTGCGTGACTGGCTCTACGGCGGGGATGTCTGGCATCCCCTGCTGATGGATCTCTCCCTGTTTATCCTCGCCGTCAGCGGCGCCCTATGGATATTGCTACATGGCTAA
- a CDS encoding GFA family protein produces the protein MIKRIGNTPIQERHKASCHCGAVVLELTLPDGVVDPRRCDCSLCRRRGAIVASVPLAGIRILQGEDVLRCYQFNTRTAKHYFCSICGIYTHHQRRSNPAQYGYNLACLEGVNPFELGEVPLLDGINHPADRLV, from the coding sequence ATGATCAAGCGCATCGGCAATACCCCCATTCAGGAGCGGCACAAGGCCAGCTGTCACTGCGGCGCCGTGGTGCTGGAGCTGACCCTGCCGGACGGCGTGGTGGATCCGCGCCGCTGCGACTGCTCGCTCTGCCGGCGCCGGGGCGCCATCGTCGCCTCGGTGCCGCTGGCCGGCATCCGCATCCTGCAAGGGGAGGATGTGCTGCGCTGCTACCAGTTCAATACCCGCACCGCCAAACACTACTTCTGCAGCATCTGTGGCATCTACACCCACCATCAGCGCCGCTCCAATCCGGCCCAATATGGTTACAATCTCGCCTGCCTCGAAGGCGTCAATCCATTCGAGCTGGGCGAGGTTCCGCTGCTCGACGGCATCAACCATCCGGCGGATCGGCTGGTCTGA
- a CDS encoding NUDIX hydrolase: MQPPLATFLEQVLATAQAGLTYSKDPFDIGRFEALRAATVALIASQSELAPEAISGWIALDRGYPTPKLDVRAFIQNDAGHILLVQERSDGCWTLPGGWCDIGDSPAEAVVREVVEETGLACRAVQLLALFDKLKHPHPPQLPHAHKAFFLCEATGGQLLGETDETKGAGYFPIDDLPPLSRHRVVASQLRTLHEHLLQGRRDTLFD; this comes from the coding sequence ATGCAGCCGCCGTTGGCCACCTTTCTGGAACAGGTGCTGGCCACGGCGCAGGCTGGGCTCACCTACTCCAAAGATCCCTTCGACATCGGCCGCTTCGAGGCGCTGCGAGCGGCCACGGTGGCGCTCATCGCCAGCCAGAGCGAGCTGGCACCGGAAGCCATCAGCGGCTGGATCGCCCTCGATCGCGGTTATCCCACCCCCAAGCTCGATGTGCGGGCCTTCATTCAGAACGATGCAGGCCATATCCTGCTGGTGCAGGAGCGCAGCGACGGCTGCTGGACCCTGCCAGGGGGCTGGTGCGACATCGGTGACTCGCCGGCGGAGGCCGTGGTGCGCGAAGTGGTGGAGGAGACCGGCCTGGCGTGTCGGGCCGTGCAACTGCTGGCGCTGTTCGACAAGCTCAAGCACCCTCATCCACCCCAGCTGCCCCACGCTCACAAGGCGTTCTTTCTGTGCGAGGCGACCGGCGGCCAGCTGCTGGGTGAAACCGATGAAACCAAAGGGGCGGGGTACTTCCCCATCGACGACTTACCCCCGCTCTCCCGCCATCGGGTGGTGGCGTCCCAGCTGCGCACCCTCCATGAGCACTTGCTACAGGGGCGGCGGGATACTCTGTTCGATTGA
- a CDS encoding YqiA/YcfP family alpha/beta fold hydrolase, protein MKPVLLYLHGFNSSPGSAKAQQMAAWVAEHRPDIEVVIPAQPNTPAAAWAAIEQTIADLQSRYGNEFKLGAVGSSLGGFMATRVSERYGCHAALINPAVRPHELLCDYLGPQTNPYTGEQYQLLPEHMNELRALAVPVSAPERLWVLQQQEDEVLDYRKALDEYRFARLSLECGGDHAFVAFERYPAQIVRFLGL, encoded by the coding sequence ATGAAGCCCGTTCTCCTCTACCTGCACGGTTTCAACTCCTCGCCCGGTTCTGCCAAGGCGCAGCAGATGGCTGCCTGGGTGGCTGAACACAGACCCGATATCGAGGTGGTGATCCCGGCCCAGCCCAACACGCCGGCGGCGGCCTGGGCGGCCATCGAGCAGACCATTGCCGATCTGCAGAGCCGTTATGGCAACGAATTCAAGCTTGGCGCCGTGGGCAGCTCCCTCGGCGGCTTTATGGCGACCCGGGTCAGCGAGCGCTACGGCTGCCACGCCGCCCTGATCAACCCGGCGGTACGCCCGCACGAGCTGCTCTGCGACTACCTCGGCCCCCAGACCAACCCCTACACGGGGGAGCAGTATCAACTGCTGCCTGAACACATGAATGAGCTGCGGGCGCTGGCGGTGCCGGTGAGCGCCCCCGAGCGACTCTGGGTGCTGCAACAGCAGGAAGACGAGGTGCTCGACTATCGCAAGGCGCTGGACGAATACCGCTTTGCCCGTCTCTCGCTGGAGTGCGGTGGCGATCACGCCTTCGTGGCGTTCGAACGCTACCCCGCCCAGATCGTCCGCTTCCTCGGGCTCTAG